One Heteronotia binoei isolate CCM8104 ecotype False Entrance Well chromosome 20, APGP_CSIRO_Hbin_v1, whole genome shotgun sequence DNA segment encodes these proteins:
- the ARL6IP1 gene encoding ADP-ribosylation factor-like protein 6-interacting protein 1, with the protein MAEGDNRSTNLLAAETASLEEQLQGWGEVILVTDKILRWEKPWFPPAIISAVSFVFLMIYYLDPSVLSGVSCFIMLLCLADYLVPALAPRIFGSSKWTTEQQQRFHEICSNLVKTRRRIVGWWKRLFAFKEEKPKMYFTTMLCSLSVIAWIGQQVHNLFLTYLIVSFFLLFPGLNKHGIISKYAGMAKREVNKLLKQKEKKNE; encoded by the exons ATGGCGGAGGGCGACAACAGGAGCACCAACCTGCTG GCTGCAGAGACAGCCAGTTTGGAAGAACAGTTGCAAGGATGGGGAGAAGTAATTCTGGTGACTGACAAAATCCTTCGCTGGGAAAAACCTTGGTTTCCACCTGCTATAATCAGTGCTGTTTCCTTTGTCTTTCT GATGATCTACTACTTGGACCCGTCTGTTCTTTCCGGAGTTTCTTGTTTTATTATGTTACTTTGTTTGGCTGACTACCTTGTACCTGCTCTTGCTCCTAGAATTTTTGGCTCCAGTAAATG gactaCTGAACAGCAGCAGCGCTTCCACGAAATCTGTAGTAATCTTGTAAAAACACGACGCAGGATCGTTGGTTGGTGGAAACGTCTCTTTGCGTTTAAGGAAGAAAAGCCTAAAATG TATTTCACTACAATGCTGTGCTCGTTATCTGTGATCGCCTGGATAGGACAGCAAGTTCACAACCTTTTCCTCACTTATCTTATCG tgAGCTTCTTTCTGTTGTTTCCTGGATTAAACAAACATGGGATTATTTCAAAATACGCTGGGATGGCAAAAAGGGAGGTCAACAAGCTCCTGAAGCAAAAGGAGAAGAAAAACGAATGA